The Populus nigra chromosome 14, ddPopNigr1.1, whole genome shotgun sequence genome has a segment encoding these proteins:
- the LOC133672763 gene encoding large ribosomal subunit protein uL29c, translating into MLSLPTLTFPPKPLSIIPKSSFSGIQIRQKCPVSVLLPSIKMTRSSVIMMAKKEEELKEIRAKTTEEINEEVVDLKGELLMLRLQKSTRNEFKSSEFRRMRKRIARMLTVKREREIEEGVGKRLSRKLDRQWKRSIVVRPPPSLKKLQEEEAAAEAEKSA; encoded by the exons ATGCTGAGCCTTCCCACACTTACTTTCCCCCCAAAGCCCTTATCTATAATCCCAAAATCAAGCTTCTCCGGTATCCAAATCCGCCAAAAATGTCCCGTTTCAGTTCTCCTACCCTCCATCAAAATGACACGGTCTTCTGTAATAATGATGgctaagaaagaagaagaactgAAGGAAATAAGGGCCAAGACAACTGAGGAAATTAATGAAGAGGTTGTTGATCTTAAAGGTGAACTCTTGATGCTTCGTCTTCAGAAATCTACACGTAATGAGTTCAAGTCTAGTGAGTTTCGCCGTATGCGCAAAAGG ATTGCTCGCATGCTTACTGTTAAGCGGGAAAGAGAGATTGAGGAGGGGGTTGGGAAGAGGCTGTCAAGAAAGTTGGACAGGCAATGGAAGAGAAGCATTGTTGTTAGACCACCTCCATCCTTGAAGAAATTGCAAGAGGAAGAGGCAGCTGCAGAAGCTGAAAAATCTGCTTGA